Genomic window (Zingiber officinale cultivar Zhangliang chromosome 2B, Zo_v1.1, whole genome shotgun sequence):
atttatggTATAATTAACACACTATTAAGGATGCAACACCACTCATTTGACATTGGAGCAAACCATTGCATATTGATCTAGGAAATGTTAAAGGTATAGTGAATGGTACGCAGTAGTCCAAGGATGGATTGGTATCACTATTGACCAAAATTTAGACCTCCAACGGTAACACAATTACAAAGAAAAGTAGTAGAAACATACTTTCACCTTGTTCTCTATCTTAGTGTTCAAAACATAGGAAGAAGGTAGGAAAACGATATAAAaaaatttgagctttatgaggcGTCTTGAATGCATTGTAGAAATTAATGGTCTTTTACTTACCGCTAGCGTGTCAGCCATCCCTGACTCCAACAGCTCTTCTCTTGCAGCTTGGTTAGGATTAGGGTTGGTAATTCTTTTAAGTTCACTCTTCAGATTGTTAAGGTCCGATTTATATTCCCTGAGCTTAGCCAACAAACCGGCTTTTATGCTCGGCTGCAAGCTTCTAGCTTCAAGATCCATCTTGCGAATCTAAAAAAAGAACAAACACCAAGGTTTCAGTACATTGACCTTGATAAGAACCAACTAAGGAGAGAATATGAAGCAGCATACCAGATTCTCAGCATCATCTATTCCAGATTTAATTTCTGAGACTTTCTGCTTCTTTTTCTCTGACAATAGGGATTGAATGCTCCATAGATACTTTCATAGTTGAAACAACAAAGAAAACATAGCAAAGAGGCGAAATATAGAATTGAACCTCCATCGAGTTGTGCAGCAGACGTACACATCCGGGAGAGAGATGCAGAGATCTCACAGTACTGGCGCTCATAGCCATCGAATACATCACTCATCGCGATCGGTACCTAGAATCAAACCAAACTAGCGCACATAAATCAAATGATCTACGAATCTGTCGAATCAATCAATCCCCGCATCCACTAACCATGCGAAGAGAATGGACggaagaaaaaccaaagcaaCTGAAATCTGATAAAAGAAGAAGGGGCAAAATAGCCCGATCGCATCAGACACTATTGCGATCGTCAAATCAACAGGCTAGATCGCAGATCGACATCGATCAGCATGGTGCCAAAAATCGAAATCCTCACGAGGGGGAAAAACATGGAAATGCGATTCACTCTTGAAACTCACGGTTGGAGACGAGATCGCAACGAGCACGCCGGAATCGCAATCCGAGAACGAAATCTCTGGGCCGCAGAGAAAGAGGGGAAGGTAGGACGCGGGGGGATTGTTTCGCGACTCTCGCCCTCGCTTTTCTCCTCGAGCTCGAGTCCTCCTGCGATATCTTGAATGGATATTAATGTTTTACCCCTcgggttttagttttttttattgatgAAGCTCCACATCTGTATTAATTAAAACATCCAGTGAAATCTCAAAATCACAGATATATCCTTACAATAATcgtatttatatattaatattaaaaatatatatatatttaaaaattgataaaatctATAGAAGCCTTAGGGCTGaggattcaaaattattaaataattaacaaCTATCAAATTAACTACTAAGCTACTGTAGATGGTTAAACTATATAAGTCAATGTGCTAACATACATGTTCTCCGGAGATCGTCAATGAAGAAGATAAAGACTTCTGAAAAGTACTCCAAAAGAGGATTATATTGGCACCAGAAGATCTCCAATGCTCAAGTTAAGATTTACTTGAGGTAATATGTTgaaagaagaaaatggagaagaagaagacctGGTGTAGTTGTCAAGAGTTGTAATTTCTTGCACTTATCCTCTTTAGGGTTTATATAGCAATCAGAATATCATCTCCACACAGATATTCTAGAAGTCGCGCACTTTTTCATCATCATTGTATATGCTCATAAGGGGACCAAATCCAATAACCATTATTTGTCTCTCTATTTATCAGGCGTCACGTGATTGTAGGAAAGCATCTAGAGGATCAAATCCCACAATCTCATAATCGCTTCTCCATTAATCCGGTGTTGTTGTCATAGAATATTTGCAGTCGTTGTCTACTTTTCTTGGGAGAAACCATCCCGTCTAGGGCTTACAGAGAGGAGGTCTGATACCAAGGCGGATGATGAAATAGTGTCGATGTTGAGTGACCTTGTAGGTAGACGATGTCGGCGACATAGGTTAAGATGGAGGGGGCATCGATGACTAAGGCCAAGACATAGGTGATGTCAAGACCTGAGACTGAGATAGGGGAGGTGTTGGCGACTTGGGATGAGATATAGAGGATGGTATTGGGATCTGAGACTGGCAAGAGAGGTGTTACGACTTGGGCCAAGACATGGAGAATGATGTTGGGATCTTAGACTAGCAGGGGAGGTGTCAGCGGCCTGGGCTAAGACTTGGATGATAAGGATAGGATCTGAGACTAAGATAAGAGAGGTGTCGGTGGCCTAGGCCAAGACCTGGATGATGGTGTCGAGATCTAAGACTGAGATATGGGAGGTGTTGGGATTCATACTTGATCAAACTTTGAAACCTTGAGATGAGAGCGTTGAGCAATTTCCATTAGACCTGAATCTCTTTCAAGTTAAGTTTGGCCCATTGTAGGTTAAATCCACCTCATCTCAACTTTGATTGACAACTAAGCATGACTTTTGACTATATGACACATGTGAGGGATGTAGAATTCTACCACATCACAAAGCCTTATCTTCGAGTCTAATTGAATGAGGCATAGTCCGACTGATTGAACTATTCTAAGTTATTACATGACTAATAGGCTTATCTTTTTTCAATGTTGAGTTAAGATGTCGGCATTTTGCAAGATTGTGTATCACACTGATGAGTAGCTTGTCGTACCATCGCCTTAATGAACGGTATGTGGTCATTCTTGAGATACGAGTGCTTCTTACCATTTTAATTATAAAAGCATACAACAATGTCATTATTGATGCAATCCTAGATTCGACAGTAATGGAGCATTGCCGCATGTTTGGTCTCAGCATTTGATGATTGTGTTTGAACTATCGTAGAGGTTGATGTGCCAATAATTTGTAACTTGCTACTGTCATGTTTTAATGACGGAGATTGTGTCATGATCGTGATCCTTCAACCAAATTATCCAATGATCGTGAAGGGATCTCAACTCTCTTCTCTCGTCATCCACGTCTCAGTGGGCTGATACGACAACCCTACTGTGTTGTTGCCAAAGTATATTAGGTTATTCGAAAGTGATGTCACTTTCATTAACTTTCACTTCccttcttcctcatcttcgtTTACTCAGCTTCCTTCGACGTGATAAGTTCATCGCCTTCTGTCCTTCCATTTTTGACCTTTCTTCTATCACCATTGTCTTCTCTTTATCCCATGGCTGTCGATGGCTTCTTGATATGCTGGTACAAGTCCCATAGGACTATATATACAAGAGGCACAGGGGAGAAGCTCCGAATATCGTACAGCATCCCATCCGATCATAAGATCCAGATTTCGATGCCGGAGAACCAGTCACACGAATTGCCCACAAGTTACATCACCTATTTCCAGGGCTAGTTATCAAGGGGTCTAAGGTTTCCTATCCCCCCTTTCCTTCAAGACCTCTTCACCTACTTTTAAATTCCTTTATCTCAATTTTTCCTCAACTTGTAATGTTTGATCTGTGTAGCAATCATCATCTTTCGGTTGTATCAAGTACCACTTGACTCCAACATCTTCCACTTTCTTTTTTATTCCAGACAAATAAAACCCAAAGTTTTTTACTTCGTGGCTTGGCCGGGGTGCAATTTCCTTAGCGAATACCCATCTTCGCACAAGGGGTGGAAGAGTCGTTTCATTTTCGTCAAATCTCCTCATTCATATACTTGACCATCTATCTGGCACGATAACTTACCAGCACAGCTACCTTTGGGTAATTACAAAAAAAATCCGATGTATTTGGATACGACTGAGATCTTGTCAAAGTCCAAGTTCAACGTCAATTTGTCGATGAAGAATGAAGCCCTAGTCTACCGGGTCGGGCTAAGTCCAAATGCAGTCAAACTATACAATCAATTGAGTAAGATACTATTTTTTTGTTAAACTTTCCCTTTCACTGACTAACTTTTCTTGTCTTTGCAGGTCAAACCATATTTAGTGTCTCAATGAATAAGGTCTTGAAATGGGATTTGACATCAATAAGGTTGTAAATAGATCAAACGTCCGTGAATAAGCATGGTATTCGGCTTGATAAGAGTttgtttatattcgtttaatatacacaagatcaattaaaaaaataagcttgaacaactcattaaactaaataaacaaacttgTGTTTAGCTCGTTAATGTTAGTGAATAATGGTCGTGAACAACGTTTGTGAACAATATTCataaatcatattcattaataaaactcctaTCAATATGAAAAATAGacaataaaataaacttaaataaacaaataagtttgaattatcaaactcaataatcaatcaaacaactaaaatttcaaacaattaaacaaacttgaattgagagtttgataatatctaaacaaaccaagctcaagtcaagcttgaattgagagctcgataacatctaaatgaaccaagctcaagccaagttttaaacaagctcaagctcgtaAAAAATAAAGTAGGCCAAGcttaaacaatcatttcaaaTGCTTGTTCATTTTAAgtttggctcggctcggctcggctctgctcggttaccttatcaaataagcttgaacaccccaaaacttAGCTCAGATCGATTCGTTTACAACCCTAGACATCAGTGAAGGGTGTGTGGGCCTTAAAAGATGCTAACGAGGCCTACTCAAAAATGTCGTCACCCCATCCTTCCATAGCAACTTAGACTTCTGCGATTGCTGTCAAATCTTTTAAAGTTATAACTTAGTCATGGACCGCAACTGAAACTAGAGCCGCAACTAAGACGGAGGTTTCTGCCTCTACTTTGCCAACTAATGCTTCCACTGAGACACCAACCCCGATTATCAAACAGGTGGAATACCCCATGGCGGTTCATCCCGAGACCGAGGTTTAAGCCCAAAATCAATCCCAGAAGAAGGATAGTACTCCTAAGCTGCCACCATCCTCCAACTCCTTAAATCGACTCATAGCGAGAGTCAGAAATCGAGACCCAAGATTGAGAATCCAAAGAAGTGGAAGTTAGTGCTCGAGAATGGGGCCTCAAAGAAAATAGTGATTGAGATTGGAGTCTCGAAGACATCAACGACTGACCCTAGGGTCTCAAAGAAAAGGAAGTCAATCTTGTAGGGAGATCttacggccggctagaagggggggaggGGGTTAGATAGACGGCTTCCCCAAATCTatagcttcctacgtatttgttagttgcacggcggaaatctaatactaaatacaaatacgaaaaAATAAGCAAACAAATCGACACGTTGATTTAAGTGATTTGAAGATAAAGCTCCTATTCCACGACTGTCcataaggtgggcgatccctatccgtcgatggattaCTCCCCAGAAGACCTCCGACTAGCTCACACAGctccttgtgagtggagaaacctcatcacaactctcacaagaactcttgagtgtaggatcgaaaagaatttagatatctccacaatgacatgatattgtccactttgggcctaagccctcatggttttgctcttgggctctacccaaaaggcctcgtgccaatggagatatcttttacttataaacccatgatcttttccatgtgttttcaatatgggactatgtttgcaaccttgcaaccccaacaatccccccctcaaacaaaggaccatgggcttcccacgtccgatcctcgacccaccaggtcttcctgcccctcggtctactcgacctactaggacttccttccctagccgcaactaggacttcctgcccctcggtccacccgacctactaggacttcctgcccggtgtctggtcctcttgatccgaacataggagcccccactttctttgttcgaggtcaatattgtactcacatggttcaatcagaccatagctcttgtgcacagtcggcggttaaaccttctggcagtccgggctctgataccaattgtaggatcgaaaagaatttagatatctccacaatgacatgatattgtccactttgggcctaagccctcatggttttgctcttgggctctacccaaaaggcctcgtgccaatggagatatctttttcttataaacccatgatcttttccatgtgttttcaatatgagactatgtttgcaaccttgcaaccccaacattgaGAAGCTAGgacactggtagactactaataggggttaaccacctctatttcgtcagttATAACCAAGCTTCtaagtcttggttatataggccacgggtgaaggatgaacctaacttaaactctttgcccaaacaccaaaacacatggtcgcacagaccattgggattgctccaacaaatctCACCTCAAAAGGGGAGCATCCTCACACCACAACCTCTAAGGAGCTACCCTCCGAAGATAAGTACCAAAGACAAGGTTGTGGATTCCAAATCCTTAGCAACTACGGCTATTGGCAGTCAAGCTACTGCCCCTGCACTTGAGCGGGCATAATCAACCTCCAACAACACGACTAAACACATCTAGTGGATTTGAGGGAGGGAAAAGAAAGAGATAGACAAAGATAAAAGACAAAGCAGAGGACTAAATACTAGACTACCCAAAGGCTGGCTTAGAAGAAGGATGAGAGCCGACATCACACCTTGTCAGATGGACCAAGCTTAAAAGCATTTTTCTTTGTAAAGGTGCCCACCCTTACATGTTGTCGTCATGCATATCAAGCTGAAGATCCTAGCATTAGGGTACACTATAGGAATTGGTAGATAGGTCTCCAATGTTTCTATCGATAACATAGACAatgatttataaatattaaaattattttataaatatcacTAATAAGTGTATATATTTTGTACAATTAAATTTAGTCAACTATAAAGTAATTGTAGGGGAAAACAGTAAAAGTAATATACTTtaaaaatatactcgatccttAGACGTTAATGTCATCATGCTGTCCACTTCTATCGCTGGTAGTATTGAGACTGCTATATGATATTGAATATTGTAtacattaaatttaattattactCATAGCATTTAAAATAAGACATATTTATATTGATATAGAAGTACATGAAAAAATTAAAAGGTCCCAATGGGCGCAGCCTAGTTGACATTTGGATTATAGATTGTCATAAGAAAATAGTGATCAAATTTCCCGGGGAACAATtccctgaaaaataaaatatcttccaCCTAAAGAAATGTCACTCGATCATCATGATTATTATCAACAGAAGCATTTGTATGTCGATCAGACTTAATGAAAAGGGTAGAAGAAAAGGTTCAAAAAATGAAAACATAATTTGACTCTTCGAGTTTGAGTTGCTGCTAAGGTACAAGAGAAAAAGTGAGAGTTGATATTTTTTTCCTAGTTTGAACATCATAATAAGTTTTTCAACTTTTTAAAAACCAAGATAGAACCTCGATATGCCAGTTAAACCACTTGTTGATGATCCTATAACAATTGAACAACAAAGAGAACAAGCTTTTATTAAATGGAAGACAatgagaagggttgtgtttttagACTACCAAAAGCATATCGAGGCTAGTTCGGGGTCTTGTTCTTGGGGGAAGGTTGGGGAGTCTTCTTGTCTGCATGAAGGGCTAGGATAGCTTCACTTTTGTGGGCAAGTTGGGCCTCTTTTAAGTGAATGTAGTTTTTGGCCcattccaatagcttttcataGTTTGCCTAAAAAAAATTTCATCTATAAGACCTTGAGAGAAGGTGTTGTCAAGATCTCTGAAGGGGTTGATGGGGCATCCCAAATGACTCGGTTGAATCATTGAAGATACTTTCAGAGTGATTCCCGAGACTTCTGCTTCATGGTAAACATGTTAAGAGGTGTTTTTTGATACCTTTTACTATTAGCAAATTAATGCAGAAAAATAACCTTGAAGTCATTGAAAGAGTTAATGGAGGAGGCGACCTACTAAACCATCGTTAGGCCAAGCTTGATAGAGTGACcaaggcgtagcaca
Coding sequences:
- the LOC122045246 gene encoding vesicle transport v-SNARE 11-like, which produces MSDVFDGYERQYCEISASLSRMCTSAAQLDGEKKKQKVSEIKSGIDDAENLIRKMDLEARSLQPSIKAGLLAKLREYKSDLNNLKSELKRITNPNPNQAAREELLESGMADTLAASADQKGRLLMSTERLNHSTERIKEGRRTMLETEELGVSILQDLHQQRQSLLHAHGTLHGVDDNIGKSRKVLSAMSRRMDRNKWIIGGIIAALVLAVLVILYFKLVR